One Streptomyces sp. R28 DNA window includes the following coding sequences:
- a CDS encoding glycoside hydrolase family 6 protein, with product MYLKRGAWRGARVRTSAVVLGAALLIAGCSSSGDGEEPEDNAGAGISQQPKETDPFWVNPDGNAAEQVTAFEKAGKKEDAEQIRKIAEQPTGEWISPESPEQQARGFTEAADKAGRRALLVLYNIPHRDCGQFSEGGAADGNAYRAFVDSVAKGIGDREATVILEPDAVLHMVDNCTAQEYHEERYDLLSGAVAKLKALKNTKVYLDAGNAGWGHPDQIFEPLKRAGIDQADGFSVNVSNFYTTQDSIAYGKELSAKVGNKPFVIDTSRNGNGPFTGGKPDEVWCNPPGRALGETPTTKTADPLVDAYVWVKRPGESDGECKGGPKAGEWWAQYALSLAKASK from the coding sequence ATGTACCTGAAGAGGGGGGCCTGGAGGGGCGCTCGCGTGCGGACGTCCGCGGTGGTGCTGGGGGCGGCACTGCTGATCGCGGGCTGTTCGTCCTCCGGGGACGGCGAGGAGCCGGAGGACAACGCCGGCGCCGGGATCAGTCAACAGCCCAAGGAGACCGACCCGTTCTGGGTGAACCCGGACGGCAACGCGGCAGAGCAGGTGACGGCCTTCGAGAAGGCCGGCAAGAAGGAGGACGCCGAGCAGATCCGCAAGATCGCGGAGCAGCCGACGGGCGAGTGGATCAGCCCGGAGAGCCCGGAGCAGCAGGCGCGCGGTTTCACCGAGGCCGCCGACAAGGCGGGCCGTAGAGCGCTGCTCGTCCTCTACAACATCCCGCACCGCGACTGCGGCCAGTTCTCGGAGGGCGGCGCCGCCGACGGCAACGCCTACCGGGCGTTCGTCGACAGCGTCGCCAAGGGCATCGGCGACCGTGAGGCGACGGTGATCCTGGAGCCGGACGCGGTGCTGCACATGGTGGACAACTGCACGGCCCAGGAGTACCACGAGGAGCGCTACGACCTCCTGAGCGGCGCCGTCGCCAAGCTCAAGGCCCTGAAGAACACCAAGGTCTACCTGGACGCGGGCAACGCCGGCTGGGGCCACCCCGACCAGATCTTCGAGCCCCTGAAGCGGGCGGGCATCGACCAGGCCGACGGCTTCTCGGTCAACGTCTCCAACTTCTACACGACCCAGGACTCGATCGCGTACGGCAAGGAACTCTCCGCCAAGGTGGGCAACAAGCCCTTCGTGATCGACACCAGCCGCAACGGCAACGGCCCCTTCACCGGGGGCAAGCCGGACGAGGTCTGGTGCAACCCGCCGGGCCGCGCGCTGGGGGAGACGCCGACGACCAAGACGGCGGACCCGCTCGTCGACGCGTACGTGTGGGTCAAGCGCCCGGGCGAGTCGGACGGCGAGTGCAAGGGCGGTCCGAAGGCGGGCGAGTGGTGGGCGCAGTACGCCCTGAGCCTCGCCAAGGCCAGCAAGTAG
- a CDS encoding ANTAR domain-containing protein, giving the protein MSPAASGAHRRVATELLQAQRDGGPCLDSYGSGRPVPPVSIRAAREAARWPQFTERALAHGIADCAALGLRNNTTYAQSRALADQLQRALSSRVRIEQAKGMLAERWNTAADHAFVAMRQYARRHRLPLDRVADDAALRREAERADGEGRA; this is encoded by the coding sequence GTGTCGCCGGCGGCGAGCGGCGCGCATCGGCGGGTCGCGACGGAACTGCTTCAGGCCCAGCGCGACGGCGGGCCCTGCCTGGACAGTTACGGCTCCGGCCGGCCGGTGCCGCCGGTCTCGATCAGGGCGGCCCGGGAAGCCGCCCGCTGGCCGCAGTTCACCGAGCGGGCGCTCGCCCACGGCATCGCCGACTGCGCGGCCCTCGGACTGCGGAACAACACGACGTACGCCCAAAGCCGTGCCCTCGCCGATCAGTTGCAGCGGGCGCTGTCCAGCAGGGTGCGCATCGAGCAGGCCAAGGGCATGCTCGCCGAGCGCTGGAACACCGCGGCCGACCACGCCTTCGTGGCGATGCGGCAGTACGCGCGCCGCCATCGGCTGCCCCTGGACCGGGTCGCGGACGACGCCGCGCTGCGCAGGGAGGCGGAGCGCGCGGACGGCGAGGGACGTGCGTAG